A region of the Mytilus trossulus isolate FHL-02 chromosome 11, PNRI_Mtr1.1.1.hap1, whole genome shotgun sequence genome:
CTCATATAGTTCATGTGTCTCCCTCGATTTTTGGTTTGTATCCGGATTTGATTTCCCTCAATcgatttttgagttttgaacagcggtatactactgttttcttttttatccttaaaaaaacattaattctGTAATTTTTCAGCAAGAAAAAGtcgtttcttttattttgtcgtttttcGGTTTAGACGGTCATTCGCTCAATGCACATCCTTTGTTGTATTGTTAGTAAACGTatagatattttgttgtttttcggTTTAAACAGTCATTCGCTCCATGCAAATCCTTTGTTGTATTGTAAGTATAcgtataaatatttctttaaactaTTGGGATTAATAAATAAAGGGaactttaaaatatgattacccttccggagcacctagtCATTTtttcggttatttatttttgtacgagcactattttcattttagtgatttatttacatttgtactGTCCTTTTATTTTGACTTGTATACTTGTCGGTCGAATGTTGATATTCTCTCTGATATAGTCaccttcaaaaataatttatctttataatatctttattaatcGGCAAAAAAACCAGATTCCGTGCTCATTGTTATTTCAAATACCACAGATGAATGTAATGGGACAAACAAGGAACAGCCAATAAACGCATATGTTATGCATTTAATGAATTTGGCTAAGGAAAGCTCCGAGTAATTGTACAGGAGGGCTCCaagcgattgtacagtcaattAAATTTCTGACAtttagaaaatgaatatattggGGTTTCTACTCAGACAATGGCTTTCAAACTTTCAGACAGGTAGGAGTATATATCAGAAAAGATACATATGAAAATTCGGATAGAAACGATGGGTTTTTCGATGTTTATTAATTAATGTTGATCGCTGCTCCGTCACAGTTTTGATCGACTTACTCGGAGGCCCACCAGTCTAATGATATGCAATATAATTGGATgcatatgttgtttttattgttttattggttcatatatacaatgatatacGTATAGAATGATTTGATTACCAAAACTTGAAGCAGAAACGTTTTATAATAAGATTTGAGTTCATCAAACATtccatcaagcaacttgttattGTTACGAATGTCAGAGCCCCGCTTGACAGTGTCCCGAATGACCAAATTATCATAAAACCGTATAATTCCGTTCCCACACTGTGACTATTGACCTTTAGTCAGTGGAATTATGTGATGAGTTGATAACGAATTCAAACGAAGCGTATcgaattatttgttattttgcatATAGACTAAGGGGTAAGATTTAAGGGCTTCTCATACATTGTCATAATAATCGATTATTTCTATGTTATAacagtaataaaaacatattttgtttactcTACTGTAATATTGACAGAACAAATAACTTGATCAGATCTTTTTGTATCTCAACATGTTGAAAGGAGAAGGTTCAGTAAGAGCCTTTTtgggccccaaaatatagcagttttacaaaattgtttaaatgtaaacttttagttattttttggaaAGTATAATgcctctgctacataaatatgggctgttttttggTATTCCCATagacatatatcgggtacttgcaaaatttcagcattttagttaaGTTTTAGACGATTTCCGtcataaatgaaagtggccgcattcgtgttcattcataatattgaaatgtaagttgtgtttaatgataatacataacatatataaaggtcgaggatgaacacggatgcggccactttcatttttgacaaaaaaacatctgaaaagtgacagtttttagcatatttgatagatttttcatatttaagctagAATCGGAGAGTTTTTAATAAGTGAATCAGTTTAAATCTTTcactaaaaaataattgaatcaattgaaattgacatttaagtgtttaaaaagtgtcgaACATCTTTCGTcaaatgaacttgaaatttgaggcgGAAaacggcccttaccggacctactcctttgtgtcgtttagtttagtttagtaAAATAAATCCGTGAAACCAAACAGTTAATTACGAAATTACGTGGTCCCTTTATTATTCTATTAATGCCTTAGTGCTGTCCAACATACTGAATTCCATCTATTATACGCTTTCAAACGGCATGCATATTGATTTTATCAGTCcaaatgttatattaaattattaattaaacgGTAAACACATACACAGGTGTATGCAACATTACTTTTGTAAaggttttatttgaaatcaaagcGATCAGGAACAAAACAAATGTCCATCTTGATTTTTTGTGATGTTCAAAGCACAGCAATGTCAGTTAAAATAGTTGTTGtcacatagaaaaaatatttctccgatCTATATATTGCATCCACTTATTTCTTGTTGAGAAATACTTTAGATATAAAATGCATACAttgttataaaatgaatatcGTAAAAAAGTGTGTCCTAATTTGGGCATTCTGACGTGTGTTTAATGATATTATACACTTCTGGCCTTTGTATGAGGTTGATACGAGTATATATTGACCGTAAAGTTGTATATTGACTGAGGGCGAAGTCTGAGATCAAAATACTTCTGTGGGTCATTATATAATGTATTGACATCATAGAAAAGCTATAACTGTTGTATTATTGATATCCGACCAGATTTATATCAAAATCTTCGgtgcattatatttgttttttcgatCATTTAATGTTGTTGGAATGATGTAAGTGTTATATTGTCTCTctgacaataacaacaaatatatttggAAAAGTTACAGGATTACTTGGGAAAACATTCTTTCTCTCGAAATTTTGATTGTATTTCTTCTCGGCCTAAACCTGACCGGATACTCAGAAACAAAAGCCTAACATTTTACATGTTCCTTagcctgatttttttttacattttatatagctactgttgattcatttatttttgtggccATAACATTTCGTGCATTGAGAAAAACCAGCATGTTCGTGGGTATTTGAATTCTAGGAATTGTAAATGTCTGCATACATAGCTTATAGAATGTGCAATCCGTTGAGCGTTTGAATTCGTGGTCGACCTCTACCTGCGAAAACCACAAAAtgtggtatccaacgaataataatgaatctacagtatgtTGTACAGGACATGGCaccacaaacatttttttgtttgaggttttttctatattttttttggaattaatTGTTTACTTGTCTTTGCAGGAATGACTGAATTTCCATGTCAATTTCCCTGTCCATGGcacaataaaacatttactttttaCTCTTCTGGTGAGACGACTGGAAGGACATGGAAATTTTACGCTAATGGTCAAACAAGCCTGATGAGCGATGAATcaccatatatttttaactgttATCAAATTACAGAACGATTTCTTATTGTTAGGTATGTTAATGTTAAAATGTAACGTGTAATGTAATAtgatattaagattaattaGAACTAATAAATCCATTGGAcgttttatatctttttttatcgTTGTTGTCATGAtacatgtttgtcttttttctattGCATTGCTTCGTGGTaattttttattactttctATCAAATCGATCTCACATAAGGCGACAATTATGCAACAGTATAACCTTCTGCAATCTGCCTTTCAATGTTATGAGCTGAATTTCAGTGTTCTTATATATCAAGTACtatatataccatggttttcacaagttaacatatttaaacaaacgaatccgaaggatgagtttgtttaaatatgttaatgagtaagacacatggtatataaaatttgtaatataaataaaatgattgacaacttcaagaccttcaacttatattggaaattgatcacgttacagttttatccaatgaaatggAAGCTCGCGGAAGTCACTTTTGCGCCTCGTGTATGATCTTCTGTGTATTTCATGTAATAGAACCCCTGAATTTgctaaaatgaaagaaaatgtcagattttcccgatttttatttagttttgcgGCCCGTGTATGGTTGTTAGCGCAAGTAACTTTATAATGTCATCATACTAAGGTAAACAAAATTATCGGATTCCAGCGTCGGACaaggattaaataattattctaatgacggtaagaattttttttttttttttttcaagtatcatacaaattaatcatattttacagaattttcatctcattgaaaaatgcatatttatacatttctagTGTTTGTACACACTGCTTTCTTCCGTTATTTTATCAATTCGATTAttagattatttattaaattaaacacaattttaatgataacaCACTGTATTTAACAGTAGTAGATCCAGGGAGCGTAGATAGTGTACGTTCCCCTAATTGatcgcaaaaaaaaaatcacagatatttgtagccgatatttattcctttttctatAGGTACCCCggcccttttttttaaatcaaaatttaattggatCTTCGCAAAGGAAATGATAgtttcacatttcatttttttcacatctTAAAGAAGAAACATTAAGTAATTGTTTCCAAAATTAGGGGAACTCGTAACAATCctataaagtttgaaaaaggTTTCTTAAGATTTGGGTACACATAATGTATtgctttttgttatgaaattaaaacaaataaagatcCTGACCTTTTAGTACGTTTAACAGTTTCCTAATTATTTAAGAGGCgggtacatttaaaaaaaaaaaggtggagcttcagccatggaataacataaacatgaatatgttataccatggctgaagctccgcctttttttcatttgaattctagttgagttgcatatttaattagcaaagtatggtacaacattaatttgcatataatataccatggttttccctcaccacactttttaagcaaattatttcataaaatcatcaaaagaaaaaatccaatttatgttacaattgtatatattactttttttaaattgttatttggatggagagttgtctcattggcattcacaccacatctttccatatctatctatctatatatatttatatatgctaGATGTAGACTCATATAGAGCATTTAATGAAAggtaaaagtaaaaatcataCCATGAAATATAAGATAATGTACATGATCAAAAGGCAAGTAAGGTAGTTCATACTTTGAAACAAACACACTAAtgttatcttcattttttttaggaatgGCGATTCTGACAGCTTTAGATGCTTCCCGATTTATTATGATCCTGAAATTCCTCTGGAGTTTATAATGGGAGGTTGGAGTAAGTTTTTATGCCGTTGGTCTAGTTATTAAAGTCTCATAATTTATACACTTAAAGTTGAGTACTTGCATTAGCATATTCGTATGATACTAGTTTATATCAAAGGATTATGAAAAGCACACTTATTTCAGAAaagatttctttaaatttcaagAACATAATCAAAAGTATTTCTCATATCAATTAAATATCTGccaattatatttcattaactaTCATTAATAAACCTTtcacagaaaatgaaaataattgatattcaaatatttttcaggTAATTCTATCTTTGGATATTTATCCGTTTTGGGTCATAATTAAGCTATTGATACAAACCTGCTGTTTATTGTTTGAATGCTATcatcattatatatgtatttgcttacaCCTGAGAATATtacaataatgtttattttttcattaagaataatgacctataatagtttgcTTGATACTTCTTACTTACAGGATAATACCTGACCACCATTTTTGCTTATTTGGTCAATCTCCTAGTAGTATTCGTATTCTTAATCAAACTTAGTCAGCggttttgaaatgacaaacctctttgaaattgattttcaCATTATAAAAGACATCTAGATCTCCCTCATACAAAGTTCTGCCTCGTTAACGACTCAAAATAATgatgattgtttttgtttataagcTCTTCTTTGCTTACAATTTTGGATCTTTTGCATACAttttggggaatattgtcccgagtagaatttaaTATTGCACGATCTTgagagtgcaatatatgttctacgagggacaatattccacATTATTccatatttataaacttttagtaggtttttctatatgaattggattttgaataaataagcatattcacctgcggaAAAAGGATATTCCTCGCGAAAACGTCGCTTGCTTTTTCGGGtacaattttggtaaaaaaacgtttgatttataattgcttttggtaaatattttctattacattcatttctttccgaatatggaataaaacatttactgtcttttgtttcggtaaatatgtggttttattgacctttgaaaaactgatattcactttggccgttggcctcagtgaatatcagttcttcaaaagtcaataaacccacacatttacctcatcaaaagacagtaattgtataatattcatgcaataacctttttattgcaatacaatatttgaaagtaagaATCGGttcaaactaagattttgtcgttgatgacgtcatgaattttgaagatttattgcactattGCAGCTAACTTTTGGTGACTTTCTGTGGGGAAaattatattgctatgcaataatatgattaattatatattttttcactaCATCATTTGAGTTTCCTCGAAACATCAGTATCTTCGATTGACATTCTTACTTAAGAGTATCCATATAAACCCTGTTAGTAAAAAGTGTTGGCTAATGAGATAGTATGAATCACTGGGAGGTAGTGATGTACACGGATATACTTATGATTAAAGCGCATTTGCATTTGAACGATACTGTAATTCcgagatagaaaaaaataaataatgcgTTGATCGTCTCATCACAACTCCAATAAGTGTATATATCTAGCATATATAACTTTCTCATTAAGGATGTTCGAATTGATTTTGTAGAAACGCTTTGATAAAAAAGTTCGCTCTATCACGAAATACATATTTCTAATAACAAACGATGTGTAACCTTTTTTAGATGCATTTAGTTTTATAAACCATACGGGAGAATTTACAGATTTATGTGGATTTTGTAAAGAGCCACGTATTATATGGTCACTTTCTGGtaagaacattttatttgtatactctttttttaaacatgttcgCTGATCTTGCTTTTAGACATTTGATCAGTAAATCGGAATCTTCTAGTCCTATCTATATGATGCTTTAATATTTTACCCATAACCTCCTTTTTTCAGGTATTATTCATGTGTTTGAAAATCCatgttttttcatatttgtcaaAGAACGGTATCAACGTTATAATCAATCTAGCGAGAATGTTGTCGGCCCAAAGTTTTAATTTCTGatagtttaaaaacaaagtttGCATGTTTTGGCAGTTTTGTTTGGATATTGTGTATacattttcaattcaaaattgTCTTAAAGCGCTTGTTTTTTAAAACGGAATAAATTACACATTATATCGTATATGATAGATTACTTAGGAATTTCTAATctgttggtaatgattttgatATAAGTACAACACATTGCAGATGTTAAACGATGAAAGTCCATTCGTTAACTATCTATGTAGATCATGAACAATGTAGATAATGACTAAGATCAATTTCGTTCTGAGGCATTTGAAAGATTTCGGTGAAGGTTTTCTTCTATGCCGTGTTTTGTATAGTGTTGCTTGTTTCCTATCATTTTGCGTTAATTACTATAATACTTTAGTGTTTTTGTGTAATGTATAGTTAACATTTCCCTTTGTATGAAATcacttaataaaacaaattacagatttccaataaaatgtataagaaaAGATGATCACAACGACTAATGCTTTAAGTAGAAACCAATACAAATACCCatgtaaaaattattaaattaagatctatggtaaaatataattattagaTTAAGATCTATGGTAAATAAGATTATTAGATTAAGATCTatggtaaataaaattattacattaaGATCTATGGTAAATGAActtattctaatgcaatttggatgtaacaatttttttcattgggtaacagttgccgtcaaatccacagttgaccaggcgtaactaaggagagacccgccattttgaattgatgaatcaacaaatgttcgattacttctatataatcataaataaaacaacacctacctcgaatttgccgttttaatgtaattttatccaaatttgaagcgtacaggtaacgaaataacctccagtttgtaagttttcgtttgtatgacgtcacgtttagccatgacgtctttgtgccaaaattattcatgaagtttcgcggatttttttttatttgacaaatttagacattttttcaagtttaatggtattttttctttttctaatgcattagaatcggaataacagtactgtagttgaagagttgtcaccgtcaattttgatttgacggtcgcaaatctccgttttactgtctccgctccgcgtcgccagtaaaactgcatttgcgaccgtcaaatctacaattgacggtgacaactcttcaactacagtactgttattccttaattaaagtaagatctatggtaaatataatgattaaattaagatctttggtaaataa
Encoded here:
- the LOC134690571 gene encoding uncharacterized protein LOC134690571, encoding MTEFPCQFPCPWHNKTFTFYSSGETTGRTWKFYANGQTSLMSDESPYIFNCYQITERFLIVRNGDSDSFRCFPIYYDPEIPLEFIMGGWNAFSFINHTGEFTDLCGFCKEPRIIWSLSATGPPSISTLSLNCTRPSTCPPPGGVCDKSDTISKACPTTTVPTTTTADPTTTKSHCGKKQDHRPLI